The Pyxidicoccus sp. MSG2 DNA segment AGCCGGTGCCCTTGCCCATCAGGTGCGGCGGCACCCGCTCCTCGGTGGAGCAGGTGACGAGCACCTTGGTGTGGCCGAACTCCACCTGCACGGAGCCCTCCGCGTAGCGGGAGACACCGGGGGTCAGGGTGACGGGGCGAAGGTCCAGCGCACCACGTTGGAAGGAACGCACGGCAGGCTCCTGGGAAATGGAGTGGGCCACCCCTCTCTACCAGAGCCGCGCCGCGCGGGTGGAATCTCCGCGCCCGTCTGCCCTCACTGCGACACGGGGCCGGCCACCTGGGGCTCGCGGGTGGCGTCGCGCCGGCGCGTTTCCTTGAGGAAGGCCAGCACGCCGTCGGCAATCGCCTCGGCCAGCTTCTCCTGGTACTCCGCGCGGCCCAGCTTCGCGCCCTCCTGCGGATGGGAGATGTAGCCCACCTCGACGAGGACGGCGGGGCACTCCACGCCGGAGAGGACGAAGAAGGGCGCCTGCTGCACGCCCCGGTCCGCCGCGCGCGTACCGCGGATGAGGCGCGGGTGGATGGAGTAGGCCAGCCGAGACGAGTCCGCGTGCGCCTCGGTGCGCACCAGGTCCTGGAGGATGAGGGCCAGCATGGAGTCCCCGCGCGCCGCGCGAGTCTCGGGGGCCTCGGCGTTCTCCCGGTCGGCCACCGCGCGCGCGGCGTCGCCGGAGGCGTTGGCGGAGAGGAAGTAGGTCTCGATGCCCTCGGTGCGCTCGCGCATCCGCTTCGTGGGCATGGAGTTGGCGTGGATGGAGAGGAAGAGGTCCGCGGCGTGGTCGTTGGTCAGCAACACGCGCTCCGTGAGGGACACCTGCGCGTCGCGCTCGCGCGTGAGGTACACGTCGCCGCCGGCCGCCTCCAGGCGCGCACGGACGCGCTGGGCAATCTGGAGGGCGACCTCCTTCTCGCGCAGCTCGCCGGGGCCCTTCGCGCCCTCCTTCGCGCCGCCATGTCCCGGGTCGATGACGATGCGCGCAGGCCGCTCCCCCGCCCTCGCGGCGAGGGGCACGAGGCAGAGCAGCGACAGGACGGCGAGGAGGGGGCGGTGCGACGACGGCATACCGGGGACGGATGCTAGCGGAGGGAGCCCCCGGGGGCGAAATCCGGGCCCGGGGGCGTTCAGCCGATGACGGCGCTGTCGCCAGGGTCCAGCTCCGGAGTTCGTGCGAAGAGGCCGGGCGTCCGGCCAACGTAGGCCCCGTCGCAGGCGGCACGAGGAAGCCCTGGCCTTTCGTCAGCGCGGGGCCCCATTGCCTGCAGCCGTGCGAGAGAGCTGGGAGGCTCAGCCGATGATGTCGATGCCGGGACGCCCTGCCCTCACTTCACCAATCAGGGCCGCGTCCACGCCCGCCGCATCCAGCGCCTTGAGCGCCTTGAGCG contains these protein-coding regions:
- a CDS encoding N-acetylmuramoyl-L-alanine amidase family protein, with product MPSSHRPLLAVLSLLCLVPLAARAGERPARIVIDPGHGGAKEGAKGPGELREKEVALQIAQRVRARLEAAGGDVYLTRERDAQVSLTERVLLTNDHAADLFLSIHANSMPTKRMRERTEGIETYFLSANASGDAARAVADRENAEAPETRAARGDSMLALILQDLVRTEAHADSSRLAYSIHPRLIRGTRAADRGVQQAPFFVLSGVECPAVLVEVGYISHPQEGAKLGRAEYQEKLAEAIADGVLAFLKETRRRDATREPQVAGPVSQ